The DNA segment CTCAAGCCTTTGAATACCCTGAACATCTCAATATGGATCGCGTTAATGCCCAACAAACACGCCGTTTTCTTGATCGCGTGGTGGGCTTTATGGTGTCGCCATTATTATGGAAGAAAGTGGCGCGCGGCTTATCAGCAGGGCGTGTGCAATCGGTCGCGGTGAAATTATTAGTAGAACGCGAGCGTGAGATCAAAGCTTTCCAACCTGAAGAATATTGGGAAGTGGCGGTGCAAACGGAAACCGCACAGAAAATTGGTTTGCGTCTTGATGTAACCAGTTTTAAAGGGAAAAAATTTGAGCCGAAGAATGCGCAACAAGCGCAAAGTGCGGTGGATTTTTTACAAAAATCTGACTATATCGTTTCTGATTTAGAAACCAAACCAACCAGCTCTAAACCGAAAGCACCATTTATTACTTCAACCTTGCAGCAAACGGCAAGTACTCGCCTTAATTTTGGCGTGAAAAAAACAATGATGCTGGCGCAGCGTTTGTATGAAGCAGGTTATATTACTTATATGCGTACCGATAGCACTAATTTGAGTAAAGATGCGTTAAATATGGTGCGTGATTATATCGGTTCAAATTATGGTGATGCCTATTTGCCGGCTAAACCGAATTTTTATTCGAGCAAAGATAATGCGCAAGAAGCGCACGAAGCCATTCGCCCTTCAGATGTACGTGTATTGGCTGCTGATGTACAGGGAATGGATAAAGATGCGGTGCGTTTATATGATCTCATTTGGCGTCAATTTGTGGCTTGCCAAATGCCGGCAGCCCAATATGACAGCTCAACGCTCACGGTAACGGCGGGCGATTACAGCCTGAAAGCCAAAGGGCGTATTTTACGTTTTGACGGTTGGACGAAAGTGTTACCGCCAATGAGTAAAAGTGCAGAAGATCAAGTGCTGCCAGCCGTTGCGGTGAACGATCAGCTAAATTTAAAAGAAGTAATCCCACAGCAACATTTCACTAAACCACCTGCGCGCTTTACCGAAGCTGCACTGGTAAAAGAGCTGGAAAAACGCGGAATTGGTCGCCCTTCTACTTATGCCGCGATCATTTCAACCATTCAAGATCGTGGTTATGTGAGGGTGGAAAATCGCCGTTTTTATGCGGAAAAAATGGGAGAGATTGTTACCGATCGCCTTAACCAATCTTTCACCGATTTAATGAATTATGATTTCACCGCCAATATGGAAGATGTGCTAGACCAAATTGCCAACGGTGAAAAAAATTGGAAAGCGGAATTAAATCAATTCTTTAAAGATTTTTCTGCACAGCTGAGCCAAGCTGAATTAGATGAGCTAGAAGGCGGAATGAAGCCAAATAGCCTTGTGCTAACCGATATTAAATGCCCAACTTGTGGCCGTCCAATGGCGATTCGTACTGCAAGTACAGGTGTATTCTTAGGCTGTTCAGGCTATGCCTTACCACCAAAAGAGCGGTGCAAAACGACAATAAATTTAATTCCAGAAGCGGAACTATTAAATGTGCTGGACGAAGCTTCCGAAACCAAAGCCCTGATGGATCGTAAACGTTGCCCGAAATGTGGCACGGCAATGGATAGCTATATTATTGATCCGCAAAGAAAACTTTATGTATGCGGAAATAATCCAAATTGTGATGGCTATGTGGTGGAGCAAGGCGAGTTTAAGATTAAGGGTTATGACGGCCCAGTGGTGGAATGTGATAAGTGCGGCGCAGATATGCACTTAAAATTGGGGCGTTTTGGCAAATATATGGCTTGTACCCAATGTGATAACACGCGCAAAATCTTAAA comes from the Avibacterium avium genome and includes:
- the topA gene encoding type I DNA topoisomerase, whose product is MSKSLVIVESPAKAKTINKYLGKDYIVKSSVGHICDLPTAGMSSGEKAKPISTKGLSPEEKQAIKQEKERNALVKRMGIDPYHDWKANYQILPGKEKVVAELKSLAKKADHIYLATDLDREGEAIAWHLREVIGGDDDRFSRVVFNEITKNAITQAFEYPEHLNMDRVNAQQTRRFLDRVVGFMVSPLLWKKVARGLSAGRVQSVAVKLLVEREREIKAFQPEEYWEVAVQTETAQKIGLRLDVTSFKGKKFEPKNAQQAQSAVDFLQKSDYIVSDLETKPTSSKPKAPFITSTLQQTASTRLNFGVKKTMMLAQRLYEAGYITYMRTDSTNLSKDALNMVRDYIGSNYGDAYLPAKPNFYSSKDNAQEAHEAIRPSDVRVLAADVQGMDKDAVRLYDLIWRQFVACQMPAAQYDSSTLTVTAGDYSLKAKGRILRFDGWTKVLPPMSKSAEDQVLPAVAVNDQLNLKEVIPQQHFTKPPARFTEAALVKELEKRGIGRPSTYAAIISTIQDRGYVRVENRRFYAEKMGEIVTDRLNQSFTDLMNYDFTANMEDVLDQIANGEKNWKAELNQFFKDFSAQLSQAELDELEGGMKPNSLVLTDIKCPTCGRPMAIRTASTGVFLGCSGYALPPKERCKTTINLIPEAELLNVLDEASETKALMDRKRCPKCGTAMDSYIIDPQRKLYVCGNNPNCDGYVVEQGEFKIKGYDGPVVECDKCGADMHLKLGRFGKYMACTQCDNTRKILKNGEVAPPKEEPVHFPELKCENSDAYFVLRDGASGVFMSAHNFPKSRETRAAKVAELALYRDRLPEKLQYLADAPQKDPEGNEAIVRFSRKEKRQYITSEKNGKATKWRADYIDGKWVENGK